A DNA window from Sporosarcina sp. ANT_H38 contains the following coding sequences:
- a CDS encoding P27 family phage terminase small subunit, protein MSTKKQRQEIVVNKTAAEKERILKIMRDAEIYTLTLDPLIESYLDIFEIYQTMFVDWKDKGFPSTQRHTNKAGATNNSKHPLAQQVETWSDKKTKALDLLGLTNKSKGGRIVTGGSSVGKNDQVEKPTAVVSELDAHRKKWRKTT, encoded by the coding sequence TTGTCCACGAAAAAACAGCGTCAGGAAATCGTAGTGAACAAAACAGCTGCTGAAAAAGAGCGGATATTGAAGATCATGCGTGATGCGGAAATTTACACACTTACTCTGGATCCGTTGATTGAATCGTATCTTGATATTTTTGAAATCTATCAAACCATGTTCGTTGATTGGAAAGATAAAGGTTTCCCGTCAACTCAGCGACACACGAACAAGGCGGGCGCGACGAATAATTCAAAGCATCCGTTGGCACAACAGGTTGAAACGTGGTCCGACAAGAAAACAAAAGCCCTCGATTTATTAGGATTAACAAACAAATCTAAAGGGGGCAGAATCGTTACTGGTGGTTCGTCTGTCGGAAAGAATGATCAAGTAGAAAAGCCGACAGCGGTTGTGTCAGAATTGGATGCGCACCGCAAGAAGTGGCGTAAGACGACTTAG
- a CDS encoding HNH endonuclease, protein MKYCDFNGCDSKIERGRYCSDHMRDMPKKKKKKDKVSIYHHENKSFYNSKLWKATRSYVYDRERGCCQRCKSFVFGRNAHVHHVIPIKKDITLRLEVNNLMLLCPVCHIEEENKIGTQKIFPSYFNS, encoded by the coding sequence ATGAAATATTGCGACTTCAACGGTTGCGATTCGAAAATAGAACGCGGTCGATATTGCTCAGATCATATGAGAGATATGCCTAAGAAGAAAAAGAAAAAAGATAAGGTATCCATTTACCATCATGAAAACAAATCCTTCTACAACAGCAAACTGTGGAAGGCCACACGATCCTATGTATACGACAGAGAGCGAGGATGCTGCCAAAGATGCAAGTCATTTGTATTCGGACGTAACGCTCATGTACACCATGTCATTCCAATTAAAAAAGATATTACATTAAGGCTTGAAGTAAACAACCTTATGCTGCTGTGTCCTGTTTGCCATATCGAAGAAGAAAATAAAATCGGAACACAAAAAATATTTCCGAGTTATTTTAATTCGTGA